TCCAGTCTGCAGGAGAGTGTGTTTGGAAGTGAATCTCTCCACACTGTCGCCCTCCAGGAACTTCATGGCTCTCCAGTGGATCTTGCCGCAGTTCTCTGGCTGCCCACCGGGTCCCAGCTCCACCTGGATGTACTGCAGCCACAGGTcttgaataaagaaaacagaaaaagatttGAGCTGAAAATGCACAATGATGTTATGATTCAGTATAAATGCTTAACAAAAGGCTCTTCGACTTGCCATATTCCAACTTCTCCCTGGCCTACATACCAGTCtaaaactttgtgtttgtcactgttaaaaaatgacttgagtaTTGGTCATTCAGACGTATTTATATCTTAAAATCagatatttaaatagttttggTTGCAGTTTTGTTACAAATGGAAAGTTTGTCCTTCATACTTGAATAACAAGATATTGTGAATAAATTAGTTTTGACTAGCACTACTTTTCCTCCTGTCTTGTGTTCCTTTAAGACATTGAATCTCCGCTCACCGTCGTCTGTTGTGCCGAACTCCTGCAGGGCCCTCTCGTAGCAGTCCCTCAGGCTATTCATTTTTGGATTCTCCTGCGAGAACCAACAACATTATTGGCTCATCAATCCTAATCATTCAGTCAGTGTGTCCTCATAATCAATCAAACTTTCAGTGAAATCAATAGAAACCTTAAGTCAGTGGCAGATTAGAGTAAAACGACGAATATAGTGAAGAGTTCTAACTCGTCATCGTGAATCTGTTCAATTTCTAAAATCTAAAGTTTTTAGAATGAGGTGTAATTTACAAAGTTTTCACATGTGGCTATGTCTGATGTACGTACTTGTTCCATCTCGATCTCAATCATCCTGGTGAAAAAAGTCTTGGGCAGGGGACGGTTTTCCTGTAAgctacagaagaagaaaaaggttttaaaaaatgtgtgtttcttttgtgttagatattatttaaatttaggaCAGTAAGCGCCGCAGATGTGGTTCCTGTTTACCTTGTAAAGGTCTTCCTCGCTTTCTTGTAGCCTCCGGTGGAGAAGGACCAATCCAGGTAGGACTCCTTCATCTCCATGGCAACAGCTGCCACTACAGACACAAGACCTCTCTGGGAAAagtcaagaaaacaaaacactcgGTTTGGAAGCCTGAACATTGAGCTGGTAAGGTCTGgcattaacatccatcctgagaggTCAGTGATTACAAATACATTACACTGAAGACGCAGTCGAAACATACGAGTCAACCTGAGAGGGAAGGACTTGGGTGGGCTACCTTAAAGACGGCCTCGGTTTCCTCGGGACTCTGGTTGGCTTTGCTCCACTGCACCAACAGCTGCCACAGTGGTAAACTCTCCTGTCAGAGCAGGAAAGAGACGATAGAGCTATTAGCTGATTTGTAAACACTATCTTGCTTTCTCCATTACCTTCAAGAGTCTTTGTTTTTAGAAAGTGCATGAATATAAACCCTTAAGATGAATAAGAACATCTTTTATCTTCTTCATTTAATTATCTCTAATTATCTTGCAGCATGGTAACATTTTATTGtccgacacacaggacacaaatGAACTCCTTGAGGTTTATACTCTTTCCCAACACTTGAACAGAGAGTGTTGATCTTGAGAGAAATGTGTGTAATGAGCAACGAGTCGTAATCCTCCTCACACAGCTACTTCTCACAGTCTTATGAAACCCCCACCACGACCAGCTCTAACCAGCTACTCTGCTCACTACTGTAGAGGCTCTaggagcagagcaggacagTTGTATTCACAATCACACAGTATAACACTTCTGTCAGTAACTGTACAGCACTGACAGAGGGAGGGGGTTACATTGGTTCAAAATGAAAATCATCAATTTGCTTTATTGATGATGACCCTCCAGTTAAATTGAGAAAGAACACTTTAACCTggctttaaatatacaaataaggAATCTCTGGGTTTATGTTGGCTGATGGCTGCTTAAGTGCCTGAATAGAGACAAATAAGGCCAAAAAGATGGCCCACTTTAcagttctctctgtgtgtgtgtgagtgagtgagtgagtgagtgagtgagtgttccAAGGATTATTCTGGGGCATAATAAACACGTAACTGATATGTATATGTTATTCAATATACACATCAGCAAAGAAACGAATCAAACATGATGTGATGTTGAACAAATGATGTGAAATCAAAGTGagtgcgtgtgcctgtgtgcatgtgtggttgAACGGAGTACCTTGGGATTCACGCGAGTGAGAGCTTCCTGGAATAGCCTGGCCATGTCTCCGCTCCCGAGCTGTGCGAGCGTCTGCAGACTCAGGCTCCACGTCAACACCGACTGGCTGTAGCGCTCCGTGGCTGCCATGGCAACGCTGGCTGCTCCCTCAGCATCTCCAGATGAGAGAAGGATCTGCAGCTGGTCACATGAGGGGGGGAATGAGCGTTTGTTACAACCTTTAGACATCATAATCCATCAAGAAAAATGTTCAATGAAGAGAGATTACAACCATGTATAAAACTTACTTTCTTGTTATTCAGGTAAATAGATAGATGATTTAATACTTTGAAATAGGAATGACTGGAAAGTGTTCTGAGATCTACACATTATCACCAGATGCTCTGTCTTGAGTcgcaatcacacacactttgttaatTCTGTTCAAAATCGCAGTGGAAATAAGTCAAACATTTCTTTGTCTGAATTATTTGGATTCACATTGAATTTAAAAAGTCATTTAAAAGTCAGAATTCATCACAGTAAGTCATACaattggaggtcaaaggtgggGGGTACATGCATTAAAAGGTCCTTGTTCTGGCCAAGAGTCCCACTTGTCTGTGCTGTCACTATGCTTGGGTCTAGTAACTTTAGCTTGAGATGTCATCACTCTTCTCCTCTTACTAATCACACCCTTTGTTTAAGTGTAGTAAAGTTACGTTGCCTTATGAACTGCAAACAAGCTGGACTTCTGTAATAAGACATGTTGACAAGTAGTCTTCAAATGGAGGAAAGACCAAACCCTGCAGAGCTAAAGGCCCCGAAGATTCTAGTTAAATAAAGACGTTATCTTACCCAGTTCTTATAATAAACCTCCTTCAGCAGTGAGGAGTCGTGGGCACGCTGCAGAACTCCCAGCAGCCTCTCTTGCCTCtgtgaatcaaacacacaaacaaatatcagTATTTACACTTTAGATCATCAGACTCCAGAAACACTGACACTTTTCTGATCTGCACTTTTTAACTTTAGGAGCAGTCGTACTGACATCGTGAGAATGAAGCAGATTCATTTACCTGCTATGAAAGTAAATGATGTAGTATATTATAAAACAATGCAAATACTGTTCAGAGCAAAATCAAAGACTCACCTTTTCCTTCAGCTCTTGGACATTGGTCTTTCGTTTCTGCCTTTCCAAGCAGAAGGTCGCGTAGCAGGTCCACATGGGCTCTAGAGCACAAAGCACAGCAGTTGTCTGTTAGACTGACACAACCTTGTGTATACAGCAACAGTGATTTAATAGAGGGCATCTACAGGCATCAGAAAGTCAAAACTTAGATGTTTTAGAACATttaacacaaaggaaacaacagcaacacaaaactGAGGGAAGGGAGTTTAGTCCAATTGAACTCATGGATTTGGATACTTCCatacaaaaagtatttttaagtAATCCTCTTCTCATTGTAACTGTAATCAAGACTTGTTCCTGCTTATGGGTAATTGTCATACTAACAAACCACAGGTGCCTATAGTAAAATTAAAAAGTTTCTAGTCTTTTTGGAAAATGAGCCATAATAACCATTTGCATTTGTTCTCCGTGTATGTTGGTATGAGTGCTGTTCCTACCAGTGTTCAGGCTCTTGAGGCCCTCCTCATAGACCTGGCAGCAGCGCTCCTCTCTGCGGTTGATATCTGACGCTCGGCCTTTGGCAGACGTCAGCTCCTCCCCTGCCCCGGGAGCCTCCAGCTCCCTCTTGGCCATGAAATCCCATGTCAGGCTATCCTCTGTGTAGTTTGTCTGTAAGCTGGAAACAAGGGGAAGGAAGAGGGTGTGTTAATCCTTGATGCTGAACATATATTGGAGTTCAAGAGTGCAGAGTACGTGTGTGTGACAGGGGAGAAAAAACTGCTATTTTGTCAGTGAAGAAAACGTACTCTTGCAGGATGGAATCCTGAAGCTCTTTGGTGAAGTCAAAGATGGCTGCGATGGTCAGAAGTGAGATGACAAACTCTGCCTCTGTGGGAGGAAATCATCAGCAACACAAAGATAACATGACCAGATCCAGGGAAAGATGTTGTATAAGGactagtttgacattttggggaaaAAGAGAAGATCAATGGCACTGTGATGTCTGTATTAAATGCTTAGAtctcaagctccagcagctggttagcttagaaTTAGCAGCAGTTGAGCAATTTGCCAATTTCATCCCAATCACCCTCCACTTAACTTCTCCAGTAAATCAGTGTATTtgagaataaaaagaaataatatTCTGGTGTAAATCAGGAAAAATTTGTATCATACAATATGTATACAAGACAGAACACCTGACCCAAGCATAAATCTGGTCTTCTGTGGTACTTTGGTTTTCAATACTTGGCCCCATgttacatctatctatctatctgtctaacAAATATTTTACGAAAGGAACTTTAAACAAGGTTATCTTTTTTATCAGCGCTAAAACTTTCCGAGCATGTATATTTTTGCAAAGAATCACAAGACACTTTTGAAAAGCCCACCTTGGATTTTCCCTGTAGCATCTTTGTACACGACCTCGGCCAGTTTTCCGCTCAGG
This is a stretch of genomic DNA from Pleuronectes platessa chromosome 3, fPlePla1.1, whole genome shotgun sequence. It encodes these proteins:
- the utp6 gene encoding U3 small nucleolar RNA-associated protein 6 homolog — protein: MAEVVQQRIEERIPELEQLERVGLFTQKEVRSIIKRVTAMEYKLHRLIIKKEDFIAYIQYEINILELVKKRRLHIRYQFKREEIEFPIIHRINSIFRRATNKWKDDVQLWFSHVAFCKKWATKSQISKVFSSMLAIHSDKPALWIMAAKSELEDRNSSESARHLFLRALRFHPNNKKVYKEYFRMELLHCEKLRRQKKELEIAEVDLGEYEFSPEILSGKLAEVVYKDATGKIQEAEFVISLLTIAAIFDFTKELQDSILQDLQTNYTEDSLTWDFMAKRELEAPGAGEELTSAKGRASDINRREERCCQVYEEGLKSLNTEPMWTCYATFCLERQKRKTNVQELKEKRQERLLGVLQRAHDSSLLKEVYYKNWLQILLSSGDAEGAASVAMAATERYSQSVLTWSLSLQTLAQLGSGDMARLFQEALTRVNPKESLPLWQLLVQWSKANQSPEETEAVFKRGLVSVVAAVAMEMKESYLDWSFSTGGYKKARKTFTSLQENRPLPKTFFTRMIEIEMEQENPKMNSLRDCYERALQEFGTTDDDLWLQYIQVELGPGGQPENCGKIHWRAMKFLEGDSVERFTSKHTLLQTGHL